A single genomic interval of Isorropodon fossajaponicum endosymbiont JTNG4 harbors:
- a CDS encoding YebC/PmpR family DNA-binding transcriptional regulator, which produces MAGHSKWQNIQHRKGAQDAKRGKIFTKLIKEIVIAAKIGGGVIENNPSLRMVIDKALAANMKRDTIENAVKRGSGDLDGDNYEEIRYEGYGLGGTAIMVDCLSDNRNRTVSDVRHAFSKHGGNLGTDGSVSYLFTKQGFISFEAGDEDQIMEVALDAGAQDIIINNDGSIDVITTPEDFFIVKDALTSAELKPSHAEVTMEPANRVELNLGDAEKFMQLIDRLEDLDDTQEVYHNADISDEVMAQL; this is translated from the coding sequence ATGGCAGGACATAGCAAATGGCAAAATATTCAACACCGCAAAGGTGCACAAGATGCCAAGCGTGGCAAAATATTCACCAAGCTGATTAAAGAAATCGTCATCGCTGCCAAAATAGGTGGTGGTGTAATTGAAAACAACCCCTCTCTTAGAATGGTAATTGACAAAGCCCTGGCAGCAAACATGAAGCGCGACACCATTGAAAATGCCGTCAAACGTGGCAGTGGTGATCTTGATGGAGATAATTATGAAGAAATCCGTTATGAAGGCTATGGCTTAGGCGGTACTGCTATTATGGTTGATTGTTTGAGTGATAATCGTAATCGCACAGTATCTGATGTACGCCACGCTTTTTCAAAACACGGCGGTAATTTAGGTACAGATGGCTCAGTATCTTATCTGTTCACCAAACAAGGCTTTATTAGCTTTGAGGCGGGTGATGAGGATCAAATCATGGAGGTCGCACTTGATGCGGGTGCGCAAGACATTATCATCAACAATGATGGCTCTATTGATGTAATCACCACGCCTGAGGATTTTTTCATAGTTAAAGATGCACTCACAAGCGCAGAACTTAAGCCAAGCCACGCTGAAGTAACAATGGAACCTGCCAATCGTGTTGAACTTAATTTGGGTGATGCAGAAAAATTCATGCAACTCATTGACCGCTTAGAAGATTTGGATGACACCCAAGAGGTCTATCACAATGCTGATATTTCTGATGAGGTAATGGCGCAATTATGA
- a CDS encoding DUF502 domain-containing protein gives MKRLRNYFISGLLFWIPLGLSIVVVKFFLELVNNIVPTQYLPEALFDLDKTIPGSGIVWVILIMLITGALVSNFIGRKLIQLWEKLLNKIPGFRGIYSALKQLSDTVLSPSDESFKKALLVEYPRKGMWTIAFQTGNYGGEVAQKIGQEIINIYVPTTPNPTSGFFIMLAKEDVIELDMNVDEAFKLIISTGVVTPTQTKDKL, from the coding sequence TTGAAACGCTTACGAAATTATTTTATCTCTGGTCTATTATTCTGGATACCTTTAGGGTTGAGTATTGTTGTTGTTAAATTCTTTTTAGAATTAGTCAATAACATTGTTCCCACCCAATACCTACCAGAAGCTTTATTTGATTTAGACAAGACCATTCCTGGGTCTGGCATTGTTTGGGTTATTTTAATCATGCTGATAACGGGCGCTTTGGTTAGTAACTTTATTGGTCGTAAACTTATCCAACTTTGGGAAAAACTACTCAATAAAATTCCAGGCTTTAGAGGTATTTATAGCGCACTTAAACAACTTTCAGATACCGTGCTTAGCCCTTCTGATGAGAGTTTCAAAAAAGCATTATTGGTTGAATATCCGCGCAAAGGTATGTGGACCATTGCCTTTCAAACAGGCAACTATGGTGGTGAGGTAGCACAAAAAATTGGGCAAGAAATTATTAATATTTATGTACCCACCACACCTAACCCTACTTCTGGCTTTTTCATTATGCTCGCAAAAGAGGATGTGATTGAGCTTGACATGAATGTTGATGAAGCATTCAAACTAATTATTTCTACTGGCGTGGTAACGCCAACACAAACAAAGGACAAACTATGA
- the rpoZ gene encoding DNA-directed RNA polymerase subunit omega has translation MARVTVEECLEHVENRFELVLVAAKRAHQLSSGGYKPLLDAGKDKPTVVALREIEAGLIDASILSETYEMQEQLSAQQKVADSAKMSEIEQ, from the coding sequence ATGGCAAGAGTAACAGTTGAAGAATGTTTGGAACATGTGGAAAATCGTTTTGAGTTAGTATTAGTTGCAGCAAAGCGTGCACATCAATTAAGTTCTGGTGGCTATAAACCACTATTAGATGCAGGTAAAGACAAGCCAACAGTAGTGGCGTTAAGAGAGATTGAGGCAGGGCTTATTGATGCTTCAATTTTAAGCGAAACTTATGAAATGCAAGAGCAATTATCAGCACAGCAAAAAGTAGCAGATAGTGCAAAAATGTCTGAAATTGAGCAGTAA
- a CDS encoding M48 family metalloprotease: MDFREHQDKAKKNTLIIWFLYLILLLISSTLIGYTLFVGFNLTQFYQPEYQQYSFGEKFIAANQIVFQNQEQLFGFLGFSLVALLAMLSATAFGFFQKSNGHKVALAFGGKLINDEDELSIEKKQALNIVAEQALAANIPAPALYIIPDNAINAFAAGKTTQEAIVAITQGSMVSFNRTQLSGVIAHEIGHIVNHDIKLNIQISAFVFGFTALFFLARMIFYQAAYNRRMDGRAKLVLFAIAAIIALIGVMTVWFGRILQAAMSRQREYLADASAVQFTRYPNGLVEAFEIMQNGGKTKLENPNAKEYAHAMLFGMGGELFATHPPLDKRIKKIQNRL; the protein is encoded by the coding sequence ATGGATTTTAGGGAGCATCAAGACAAGGCCAAAAAGAACACGCTAATTATTTGGTTTTTATATCTTATTTTATTACTAATTTCGTCTACACTAATTGGCTACACTTTGTTTGTTGGATTCAATTTAACACAGTTTTATCAGCCTGAATATCAACAATACAGCTTTGGTGAAAAGTTCATTGCTGCTAATCAAATCGTCTTTCAAAATCAAGAGCAGTTGTTTGGTTTTTTAGGATTTTCACTGGTGGCATTATTGGCAATGCTGAGTGCCACTGCATTTGGTTTTTTTCAAAAATCAAATGGACATAAAGTCGCACTTGCCTTTGGTGGTAAACTAATTAATGATGAAGACGAGTTGTCAATTGAGAAAAAACAAGCACTTAATATAGTCGCTGAACAAGCTTTGGCGGCTAACATTCCTGCGCCTGCCTTATACATCATTCCAGATAATGCTATTAACGCCTTTGCTGCAGGGAAAACTACTCAAGAGGCGATTGTTGCCATTACTCAAGGTTCAATGGTAAGTTTTAATCGCACTCAATTATCTGGTGTTATTGCTCATGAAATTGGACATATTGTCAACCATGACATCAAACTTAATATCCAAATCAGCGCCTTTGTGTTTGGTTTTACTGCACTATTTTTCCTCGCCAGGATGATATTTTACCAAGCCGCTTATAATCGCCGTATGGATGGTCGAGCAAAATTAGTATTATTCGCAATCGCTGCTATCATTGCATTAATTGGGGTCATGACGGTTTGGTTTGGGCGTATTTTACAAGCAGCAATGTCGCGCCAGCGCGAATACTTGGCTGATGCTTCTGCTGTTCAATTTACTCGTTATCCTAATGGCTTGGTTGAGGCATTTGAGATTATGCAAAATGGTGGTAAAACCAAACTTGAGAATCCTAATGCCAAAGAGTATGCCCATGCCATGTTGTTTGGTATGGGTGGTGAGTTATTTGCCACACATCCGCCACTAGATAAGCGCATTAAAAAAATTCAAAATAGACTCTAA
- the nadA gene encoding quinolinate synthase NadA, whose product MLSTQEQIKAELKAHNAVLVAHYYVDAKLQTLAEATGGIVSDSLEMARFGQNCDADTIIVAGVKFMGETAKILSPEKRVLVLDTHATCSLDEDCPIDQFSAFCDQHPDRVVVVYANTSAQVKARADWVVTSGSALNVVKHLKDNGKKILWAPDKHLGHYVQTQTNADMLLWQGACVVHERFKADALKVLKVLHPEAAVLVHPESPQEVVALADVVGSTTALINAVKNRKEQTFIIATDNGIFHKMHEIAPNKKLIEAPTMGEGADCESCAHCEWMAMNTLENCLSTLKTGNNEIFINTDIRKKAKNATQKLLDFTT is encoded by the coding sequence GTGTTGTCAACTCAAGAACAAATTAAGGCTGAATTAAAAGCTCATAATGCCGTTTTAGTTGCGCACTATTATGTAGATGCTAAATTGCAAACTTTGGCAGAAGCAACGGGTGGTATCGTGTCTGACTCATTAGAAATGGCACGCTTTGGTCAAAACTGTGATGCAGATACTATTATTGTTGCAGGGGTTAAATTTATGGGGGAAACTGCCAAAATTCTCTCACCTGAAAAAAGAGTATTAGTCCTAGACACTCATGCAACTTGCTCGCTTGATGAAGATTGCCCAATTGATCAATTCTCAGCATTTTGTGACCAGCACCCTGATAGAGTTGTGGTAGTTTATGCAAACACCTCAGCACAAGTTAAAGCACGTGCTGATTGGGTTGTTACCTCAGGTAGTGCACTTAATGTCGTCAAACACCTTAAAGACAATGGCAAAAAAATCTTATGGGCACCTGATAAGCACCTAGGGCACTACGTGCAAACCCAAACAAATGCTGATATGCTCTTGTGGCAAGGTGCTTGTGTGGTGCATGAACGTTTTAAAGCAGATGCACTAAAAGTCTTAAAAGTATTACACCCTGAGGCTGCTGTTTTAGTTCATCCAGAATCGCCACAAGAAGTGGTTGCTTTGGCAGATGTAGTCGGTTCAACCACTGCACTGATTAATGCAGTCAAAAATAGAAAAGAACAAACTTTTATCATTGCAACTGATAATGGCATTTTTCATAAAATGCATGAAATTGCACCCAATAAAAAATTAATAGAAGCCCCCACTATGGGTGAAGGTGCAGATTGTGAGTCGTGTGCACATTGTGAGTGGATGGCAATGAACACACTGGAAAATTGTTTGAGTACCTTAAAAACAGGTAATAACGAAATATTTATTAATACCGACATTCGCAAAAAAGCAAAAAATGCGACTCAAAAATTACTTGACTTTACCACATAA
- the map gene encoding type I methionyl aminopeptidase: MSIAIKSKDDIEKMRVAGHLAADVIDMISPHVKAGISTDELDKICHDYIVNQQGAIAAPLNYHGFPKSICTSVNHVVCHGIPGDRRLKKGDIVNIDITIIKDGFHGDTSKMFIIGKSSVKAQRICRIAQECLYIGIKQVKPGVHLGEIGKAIGTHAIKNNCAVVRDYCGHGIGTEFHAEPQVVHYDDGKSDISPILEAGITFTIEPMINLGGFEVVTSKVDNWTVTTKDRALSAQWEHTILVTKNGCEILTLRDEESV; encoded by the coding sequence ATGTCAATAGCCATTAAATCAAAAGATGATATTGAAAAAATGCGTGTGGCTGGGCACTTAGCAGCTGATGTCATTGATATGATATCACCTCATGTTAAGGCTGGCATTAGTACTGATGAGTTAGACAAAATTTGCCATGATTATATTGTTAATCAGCAAGGTGCGATTGCTGCACCACTTAATTATCACGGCTTTCCAAAATCTATTTGCACCAGTGTTAACCATGTGGTTTGCCACGGCATTCCTGGAGACAGGAGGCTTAAAAAAGGGGACATAGTTAACATTGATATCACCATTATTAAAGATGGTTTTCATGGCGATACTTCAAAAATGTTCATCATTGGTAAATCTAGTGTCAAAGCACAACGCATTTGTAGAATTGCACAAGAATGTTTATATATCGGCATTAAACAAGTAAAGCCTGGTGTTCATTTGGGTGAAATTGGCAAGGCAATTGGCACTCATGCAATTAAAAATAATTGTGCTGTGGTGCGTGATTATTGTGGACATGGCATTGGGACTGAGTTTCACGCCGAACCTCAAGTGGTTCATTATGATGATGGAAAATCAGACATTAGCCCAATTCTTGAAGCAGGCATAACTTTTACAATTGAGCCTATGATTAATCTAGGTGGATTTGAAGTTGTCACTTCTAAAGTCGATAACTGGACAGTAACTACAAAAGACCGCGCGCTTTCTGCACAATGGGAGCACACTATTTTAGTCACGAAAAATGGATGCGAAATCTTAACACTCAGAGATGAAGAGTCGGTATAA
- a CDS encoding LemA family protein → MEFLTQNWLLITIVVVLLIWIVSIYNNLVSYKTQYQNGFEQISVQLKRRLDLIGNLVDIAKKYMEHERETLTAVTEARAGLTQANKVAQKNPGEASAMANLASSQIALDSAMGGFNLKMEAYPDLKASENMMQLSEEMTTTENRIASARQGYNDLVQKFNEYKKSFPNVLFAGLFGFGVDAQNLEFGESMEQLNQAPKDLFA, encoded by the coding sequence ATGGAATTTTTAACACAAAACTGGCTGCTAATTACAATTGTGGTTGTTTTACTTATTTGGATTGTCAGCATTTATAACAACTTGGTTTCTTACAAAACTCAGTATCAAAATGGCTTTGAGCAAATTTCAGTACAACTTAAGCGACGCTTAGACTTGATTGGCAATTTGGTTGATATTGCTAAAAAATACATGGAACATGAAAGAGAGACGTTAACTGCTGTTACTGAAGCTAGAGCAGGACTGACACAAGCCAACAAAGTGGCACAAAAAAATCCAGGCGAGGCAAGTGCCATGGCAAATTTAGCCAGTTCTCAGATAGCATTGGACAGTGCAATGGGTGGTTTTAACTTAAAAATGGAAGCCTATCCTGATTTAAAAGCAAGCGAAAACATGATGCAACTAAGTGAGGAAATGACCACCACAGAAAATCGCATTGCCAGTGCTCGACAGGGGTATAACGACTTAGTTCAAAAGTTTAATGAGTACAAAAAATCATTTCCAAATGTATTGTTTGCTGGTCTGTTTGGCTTTGGTGTGGATGCACAAAATTTAGAATTTGGCGAGAGCATGGAACAATTAAACCAAGCGCCTAAAGACTTATTTGCTTAA
- the dnaQ gene encoding DNA polymerase III subunit epsilon, with protein sequence MERLIVLDTETTGIEPSEGHRIIEIGCTEIVDRQITENNEYHEYIQPSRNVGDSVRIHGITDKFLTKKPKFEAIVKTFLTYIEGATLIIHNAPFDLGFLNHELKLMGIDERIEDKCNIIDSLELSKQQRPDTLHNLDALCRRFEIDSSARTVHGALLDAKILAQVYLAMTGGQSTLFGNEQVANEQANNTNNIIRVERAIGKIKVVYANKQELTAHASYFEKI encoded by the coding sequence ATGGAAAGACTAATTGTACTGGACACTGAAACTACAGGCATTGAGCCTTCCGAAGGTCATCGCATCATTGAAATTGGTTGTACAGAAATTGTAGATAGACAAATCACTGAGAATAATGAATATCATGAATATATACAACCCAGTCGCAATGTTGGCGATTCGGTGCGAATTCATGGTATTACTGACAAGTTCTTAACAAAAAAGCCTAAATTTGAAGCCATTGTTAAAACGTTTCTAACCTATATTGAAGGTGCAACACTCATCATTCACAACGCCCCATTTGACCTTGGGTTTTTAAACCATGAACTTAAACTTATGGGTATTGATGAGCGTATTGAGGATAAATGCAATATTATCGATTCATTAGAACTATCTAAACAACAACGACCTGACACATTGCACAATCTTGACGCCTTATGCCGACGATTTGAAATTGACTCAAGTGCAAGAACTGTACATGGCGCACTACTAGATGCGAAAATTCTAGCACAAGTTTATCTAGCAATGACTGGCGGGCAATCGACTTTATTTGGCAATGAACAAGTGGCCAACGAGCAAGCCAATAATACTAATAACATTATTCGAGTAGAACGCGCTATTGGCAAAATCAAAGTTGTTTATGCAAATAAACAAGAACTAACAGCACACGCTAGTTACTTTGAAAAAATTTAA
- the acs gene encoding acetate--CoA ligase gives MYPIIKPSKPPICDEATYESMYQHSIDDSDSFWAQQAKVFLDWDKDWTQVSNVDYTKGQIEWFKGGELNVAYNCIDRHLPKRANQTAIIWEGDDPEASQHITYQQLHDEVAKLSNGLKALGVEKGDRVCIYMPMILQASYAMLACARIGAIHSVVFGGFSPEALKDRILDSECRIVITADEGMRGGRATALKANVDQAVSECDCVDKVIVVKRTGGDVNWNDRDVWYHDLVADVSAECPCESFDAETPLFILYTSGSTGKPKGVLHTSGGYLLYAAMTHQYVFDYQEGDVYWCTADVGWVTGHSYIVYGPLANGATTLMFEGIPTYPDASRFWQVIDKHQVNIFYTAPTAIRALMGAGDEYVSNTSRSSLRILGTVGEPINPEAWEWYYHTIGKGKCPVVDTWWQTETGGHMITPLPYATALKPGSASKPFFGIEPQVVNEKGEILTGEAEGILVLARSWPGQMRTLYNNHQRFMEAYFTTFPGKYFAGDGVRRDADGYYWITGRVDDVLNISGHRLGTAEIESALVLHDGVSEAAVVGYPHDIKGQGIYAYVSIMNGVEPTDELKTELVQLVRREIGPIATVDKIQFAPGLPKTRSGKIMRRILRKIARNDYDNLGDTSTLAEPKVVKDLIKNRVV, from the coding sequence ATGTATCCAATTATCAAACCCAGTAAGCCGCCCATATGTGATGAAGCAACTTATGAATCAATGTATCAACATTCAATTGATGATAGTGACTCATTTTGGGCGCAACAAGCCAAAGTATTCCTAGATTGGGATAAGGATTGGACACAAGTCTCCAATGTTGATTATACAAAAGGTCAAATTGAGTGGTTTAAGGGTGGCGAGTTAAATGTTGCTTACAACTGTATTGATAGACACTTACCAAAACGCGCAAATCAAACAGCCATTATTTGGGAAGGTGATGACCCTGAGGCAAGTCAACATATCACTTATCAACAACTTCATGATGAAGTGGCAAAACTTAGCAATGGCCTTAAAGCATTAGGGGTTGAAAAAGGTGATCGAGTTTGTATTTATATGCCGATGATTTTACAAGCAAGTTATGCCATGTTGGCTTGTGCTCGCATTGGTGCTATTCACTCTGTGGTATTTGGCGGCTTTTCACCAGAGGCATTAAAAGATAGAATTCTAGACTCTGAATGTAGGATTGTTATCACTGCTGATGAAGGTATGCGTGGCGGTAGAGCTACTGCACTAAAGGCAAATGTTGATCAAGCAGTTAGTGAGTGCGATTGTGTTGATAAAGTGATCGTGGTAAAGCGCACAGGTGGTGATGTTAATTGGAACGATAGAGATGTTTGGTATCATGATTTAGTTGCTGATGTTTCAGCTGAATGTCCGTGTGAATCATTTGATGCTGAAACGCCGTTGTTTATTCTTTATACTTCTGGCTCTACTGGAAAGCCCAAAGGTGTGCTACATACCTCAGGTGGCTATTTGCTTTATGCTGCGATGACGCATCAATATGTTTTCGATTACCAAGAGGGTGATGTGTATTGGTGTACAGCAGATGTTGGTTGGGTAACAGGGCATTCCTACATTGTTTATGGGCCACTTGCAAATGGGGCAACCACATTAATGTTTGAAGGCATTCCAACTTATCCTGACGCCTCACGTTTTTGGCAAGTTATTGACAAACATCAAGTCAACATTTTTTACACTGCACCGACAGCAATCCGTGCATTAATGGGTGCTGGCGATGAATATGTCAGCAATACCTCACGTTCAAGCTTACGTATTTTAGGCACGGTTGGCGAGCCTATTAATCCTGAAGCGTGGGAGTGGTATTATCACACTATTGGAAAAGGTAAGTGTCCTGTCGTTGATACTTGGTGGCAAACAGAAACAGGTGGTCATATGATTACGCCTTTGCCTTATGCGACTGCGCTTAAGCCAGGATCAGCCAGCAAGCCATTTTTTGGTATTGAACCACAAGTTGTGAATGAGAAGGGTGAAATACTAACAGGCGAAGCTGAGGGTATTTTAGTATTAGCAAGGTCTTGGCCAGGGCAAATGCGCACTTTGTATAACAATCATCAGCGATTTATGGAGGCTTATTTTACCACCTTCCCAGGCAAGTACTTTGCAGGCGATGGTGTTAGGCGTGATGCTGATGGTTATTATTGGATTACTGGGCGTGTAGATGATGTACTTAATATTTCTGGGCATCGCTTAGGTACAGCAGAGATTGAATCAGCATTAGTTTTACATGACGGTGTTTCAGAGGCTGCAGTGGTGGGCTATCCTCACGATATTAAGGGTCAGGGTATTTATGCTTATGTGTCAATTATGAATGGTGTTGAACCAACGGATGAGCTTAAAACTGAATTGGTTCAGTTGGTACGTCGTGAAATTGGACCTATTGCCACTGTGGATAAAATTCAATTTGCACCGGGTTTGCCAAAAACGCGTAGTGGTAAGATTATGCGCAGAATTTTAAGAAAAATTGCACGAAATGATTATGATAATTTGGGTGATACTTCAACCTTGGCAGAACCAAAAGTTGTTAAAGATTTGATTAAAAATAGAGTGGTTTAG
- a CDS encoding Hsp33 family molecular chaperone HslO, with the protein MNSIRKFLFKELDICGQHLSISRPWQQMIESRGYSKVVQQLFGELSALAIILANGMKHKGKITMQLQGGGAISLLLVEVSDDLKIRGMVKVSGVIDEHDNFGRILGKGKIVATLYNAQTKRNFQSLVSINSKGLIQTFEDYFSQSDQLASKIWILSNQDNLSAMLVQKMPDSKQNSQQDWDRILLLANTITHAELCELPAQSLLHKLFHEEVVTLFEKDTIEYECQQDREKFEKIIFNLGEKDARDLLKEHGEIAIHNEICNAHLFFDESDLDKIFSN; encoded by the coding sequence ATGAACAGTATTAGAAAATTTTTATTCAAAGAGTTAGACATCTGCGGTCAGCATTTATCAATCAGTAGGCCTTGGCAGCAGATGATTGAGAGTCGTGGTTATTCTAAAGTGGTTCAGCAACTATTTGGTGAATTGAGTGCACTGGCAATCATATTGGCAAATGGTATGAAGCACAAAGGCAAAATTACCATGCAACTTCAAGGGGGTGGTGCAATTAGTTTGCTGCTGGTTGAGGTGAGCGATGATTTGAAGATACGCGGTATGGTTAAAGTGAGTGGCGTTATTGATGAGCATGATAACTTTGGTCGAATTTTAGGCAAAGGAAAAATCGTTGCCACCTTATATAATGCACAAACTAAGCGTAATTTTCAGTCATTAGTGTCTATTAATTCAAAAGGATTGATACAAACATTTGAGGATTATTTTTCTCAGTCAGATCAATTGGCATCCAAGATTTGGATTTTATCAAATCAAGATAATTTATCAGCCATGTTGGTTCAAAAAATGCCAGATAGCAAGCAAAATAGTCAACAAGACTGGGATAGAATATTGTTATTAGCAAACACCATTACCCATGCAGAATTATGTGAACTACCTGCGCAATCTCTATTGCATAAGCTGTTTCATGAAGAAGTGGTGACATTGTTTGAAAAAGACACAATTGAATACGAATGCCAGCAAGATAGAGAAAAATTTGAAAAAATTATCTTCAATTTAGGTGAAAAAGACGCTAGAGATTTGCTTAAAGAACATGGTGAAATTGCCATTCATAATGAAATATGCAATGCCCACTTATTTTTTGATGAGAGTGATTTAGATAAGATATTTTCTAATTAA
- the aspS gene encoding aspartate--tRNA ligase has translation MRTHYCGELNKDNIDQTVEICGWVNRRRDHGGVIFLDMRDKRGIAQVVINPDNTDFSLAKTIRNEFVLKITGIVIARGEGLTNPKLSTGEIEIKTQNIEILNTSKPTPFQIDATDTSEEVRLKYRYLDLRSDAMQNRLRLRSRVTRYMREFMDEHDFLDIETPFLTKATPEGARDYLVPSRTHPGEFFALPQSPQLFKQLLMMSGFERYYQIVKCFRDEDLRADRQPEFTQLDVETSFMSENEIMAMMEKMTRGLFKSVINVDLGDNFPTITYVDAMEKYGLDRPDMRISMQIVSMDKLMQDVDFKVFSGPANDDNSRVAALKVPGGASISRKNIDKYTKYVSIYGAKGLAYIKLNEDGPTSPILKFLGAEVTAKVIEMTDAKTGDIIFFGADKSKIVNEALGNLREQLAKDLDLFDKQWVAVWVVDFPMFEASDDGSLNAIHHPFTAPSVDAKILEQTATTALSKAYDLVINGSEVGGGSIRIHQVDMQKTVLKLLGISDQEAQDKFGFLLNALEYGCPPHGGMAFGLDRLVMIMTGADSIRDVIAFPKTQTAACLLTNAPTSVPRKLLRELSVKVSLPEKD, from the coding sequence ATGAGAACACATTATTGTGGCGAACTAAACAAAGACAATATAGACCAAACAGTAGAAATTTGTGGCTGGGTTAATCGCAGGCGTGATCATGGGGGTGTTATCTTTTTAGACATGCGTGACAAACGCGGTATTGCTCAAGTGGTTATTAATCCTGACAATACAGATTTCTCTTTAGCTAAAACTATTCGTAACGAATTTGTATTAAAAATTACAGGGATAGTGATTGCCAGAGGTGAAGGTTTAACAAATCCAAAACTAAGCACTGGTGAAATTGAAATTAAAACACAAAATATTGAAATTCTTAACACCTCCAAACCCACGCCATTCCAAATTGATGCAACTGATACCTCAGAAGAAGTCCGGCTTAAATATAGATATTTAGACTTACGTAGTGATGCCATGCAAAATCGCTTGCGTTTACGTTCTCGCGTTACTCGTTACATGCGTGAATTTATGGATGAGCATGATTTTTTAGATATCGAAACCCCATTTTTAACCAAGGCTACCCCAGAAGGGGCTCGTGATTATTTAGTACCTTCGCGCACACATCCAGGTGAGTTCTTTGCCTTGCCACAATCGCCACAATTATTCAAACAACTTTTAATGATGTCAGGATTTGAGCGTTATTATCAAATTGTTAAGTGCTTTAGAGATGAAGACTTACGTGCTGATCGCCAACCTGAATTCACTCAACTTGATGTTGAAACTTCATTTATGAGTGAAAATGAAATCATGGCAATGATGGAAAAAATGACTAGAGGCTTGTTTAAATCAGTCATTAACGTTGATTTAGGTGATAATTTTCCCACCATTACCTACGTAGATGCCATGGAAAAATACGGGCTAGACCGCCCAGATATGCGTATTTCAATGCAAATAGTCAGCATGGACAAGCTAATGCAAGATGTTGATTTTAAAGTATTTTCAGGTCCTGCTAACGATGATAACTCTCGTGTTGCTGCTTTAAAAGTACCAGGTGGTGCTAGTATTAGTCGTAAAAATATTGATAAATACACAAAATACGTGAGCATTTATGGCGCAAAAGGTTTGGCTTATATCAAACTTAATGAGGACGGCCCAACCTCCCCTATTTTAAAATTCTTAGGCGCTGAAGTAACCGCTAAAGTTATCGAAATGACCGATGCAAAAACAGGGGATATCATTTTCTTTGGCGCTGATAAAAGCAAAATTGTTAATGAAGCTTTGGGTAATTTACGCGAACAACTTGCTAAAGATTTAGACTTATTTGACAAACAATGGGTAGCCGTGTGGGTGGTTGATTTTCCAATGTTTGAAGCGAGTGACGACGGCTCATTAAATGCAATTCATCACCCATTTACCGCACCCAGTGTTGATGCTAAAATCCTAGAACAAACTGCCACAACCGCCCTATCCAAAGCCTATGATTTAGTCATTAATGGATCTGAAGTAGGTGGTGGTTCTATTCGCATTCATCAAGTTGACATGCAAAAAACCGTCCTAAAACTACTAGGCATCTCCGACCAAGAGGCACAAGATAAATTTGGCTTTTTACTGAATGCACTAGAATATGGCTGTCCACCTCATGGTGGCATGGCGTTTGGTCTTGACCGCTTGGTAATGATTATGACAGGTGCGGATTCTATTCGTGATGTGATTGCCTTTCCTAAAACTCAAACTGCCGCTTGCCTTTTAACCAATGCACCTACCAGCGTGCCAAGAAAGTTATTGCGTGAATTAAGCGTTAAGGTTAGCCTGCCAGAAAAAGACTAA